A single Mixta calida DNA region contains:
- the bsmA gene encoding biofilm peroxide resistance protein BsmA translates to MRTLFFLLLTLTLSGCSALRPTPEAPPPPTQQAQEINRGQSIGLPRLGSITSTSRGSPDDAQREIARKANAAGAAYYQIVALTETVMPGLWYASAVLYGPAASAAGSAQQ, encoded by the coding sequence ATGCGCACGCTTTTTTTTCTGCTGTTAACCCTGACGCTCAGCGGCTGTAGCGCGCTGCGTCCAACGCCTGAGGCGCCGCCGCCGCCAACCCAACAGGCGCAGGAGATCAATCGCGGTCAGAGCATCGGTTTGCCGCGGCTAGGCAGCATCACCAGCACTTCACGCGGCTCGCCGGACGACGCCCAGCGCGAAATTGCCCGCAAAGCGAACGCCGCCGGCGCCGCCTACTATCAAATTGTCGCGCTCACCGAAACCGTCATGCCCGGCCTGTGGTACGCCTCAGCGGTGCTCTATGGCCCAGCGGCTTCAGCCGCCGGTAGCGCGCAGCAGTAA
- a CDS encoding isovaleryl-CoA dehydrogenase — protein sequence MPFTHTVFNQPFPLSNSNLFLSDTPLREAVTRYGASWDLDLLASVGQQLGSSESLELGRLANAFPPELLRYDARGERLDDLRFHPAWHLLMQGLCANRVHNLPWQADARPGAFVARAARFMLHGQVESGTLCPITMTFGATPLLQASLPPLFADWLPPLLSDRYDAHLQPAPQKRGLLIGMGMTEKQGGTDVLSNTTRAEPTGARGSGEAYRLTGHKWFFSVPQSDAHLVLAQAPGGISCFFLPRLLPDGTRNTVRIERLKEKLGNRSNASSEVEFDGALGWLLGEEGEGVRQILKMGGYTRFDCALGSHSLMRRAFSVALFHAHQRQVMGKALVDQPLMRQLLCQQALQLEGQTALLMRLAHAWSQPEDEQQRAWARLFTPAAKFGICKEGAPFVAQAMEIVGGIGYCEESELPRLYREAPVNSIWEGAGNVMCLDVLRVFRKQPALPEMLAAQFEAVKGLNRHFDRRWRQLQLRLRKPQEAQARDITAQLLLLATAQLLLTEREPPLADAWCRHYLDARGPSLINETVSERLLLRATGG from the coding sequence ATGCCTTTCACCCATACCGTTTTCAATCAGCCTTTTCCCCTCAGCAACAGCAACCTGTTTCTTTCCGATACGCCCCTGCGTGAAGCCGTGACGCGCTATGGCGCCTCGTGGGATCTGGATTTGTTGGCCTCGGTCGGACAGCAGCTCGGCAGCAGCGAATCGCTGGAGTTGGGACGGCTGGCGAACGCCTTTCCGCCTGAGCTGCTGCGCTACGACGCACGCGGCGAACGGCTGGACGATTTGCGCTTTCACCCCGCCTGGCATCTGTTGATGCAGGGGCTGTGCGCTAATCGCGTGCATAATCTGCCCTGGCAGGCGGACGCCCGGCCCGGCGCTTTCGTCGCCCGCGCCGCGCGCTTTATGCTGCACGGCCAGGTGGAATCCGGCACGCTCTGCCCGATCACCATGACCTTCGGCGCGACGCCATTGTTGCAGGCGAGCCTGCCGCCGCTGTTCGCCGACTGGCTGCCGCCGCTGCTTTCCGATCGTTACGACGCGCATTTACAGCCTGCGCCGCAAAAACGCGGCCTGCTGATCGGCATGGGCATGACGGAAAAGCAGGGCGGCACTGACGTTCTCAGCAACACCACGCGCGCCGAACCCACCGGCGCGCGCGGCAGCGGGGAAGCGTATCGTCTTACCGGCCATAAATGGTTCTTTTCCGTGCCGCAAAGCGATGCGCATCTGGTGCTGGCGCAGGCACCGGGCGGCATCAGCTGTTTCTTCCTGCCGCGTCTGCTGCCGGACGGCACGCGCAACACCGTGCGTATTGAACGACTCAAGGAGAAGCTGGGCAACCGCAGCAACGCCAGCAGCGAGGTCGAATTTGACGGCGCGCTCGGTTGGCTGCTGGGCGAAGAAGGGGAAGGGGTGCGCCAGATTTTAAAAATGGGCGGCTATACCCGTTTTGACTGCGCGCTGGGCAGCCATAGCCTGATGCGCCGCGCCTTTTCTGTCGCGCTTTTCCATGCGCATCAGCGTCAGGTGATGGGGAAAGCGCTGGTCGATCAGCCGCTGATGCGCCAGCTGCTTTGCCAGCAGGCGTTGCAGCTGGAGGGACAGACGGCGCTGTTGATGCGTCTCGCCCACGCCTGGTCGCAGCCGGAGGATGAGCAGCAGCGCGCCTGGGCGCGGCTGTTTACCCCGGCGGCAAAATTCGGTATCTGCAAAGAGGGCGCGCCGTTTGTCGCGCAGGCGATGGAGATCGTCGGCGGCATCGGTTACTGCGAAGAGAGCGAACTGCCCCGGCTTTACCGTGAAGCGCCGGTCAACAGCATTTGGGAAGGCGCCGGCAACGTGATGTGTCTGGATGTGCTGCGCGTCTTCAGAAAACAGCCTGCGCTGCCGGAGATGTTGGCCGCGCAGTTTGAAGCGGTAAAAGGGTTGAACCGTCATTTCGATCGGCGCTGGCGACAGTTGCAGCTGCGTCTGCGTAAACCGCAGGAGGCGCAGGCGCGCGACATCACCGCACAGCTGCTGCTGCTGGCGACCGCCCAGCTATTGTTGACCGAGCGGGAGCCGCCGCTGGCGGACGCATGGTGCCGTCACTATCTTGATGCGCGCGGCCCTTCTTTGATTAACGAAACGGTCAGCGAGCGTTTACTGCTGCGCGCTACCGGCGGCTGA
- the rlmB gene encoding 23S rRNA (guanosine(2251)-2'-O)-methyltransferase RlmB: MSEVIFGIHAVQALLERDPQRFQQVWILKGRDDRRLQPLIAALEAQGIVIQVATRQWLDSKVEGAVHQGIIAQVKPGRHYQEGDLPDLLASIESPLLLILDGVTDPHNLGACLRSADAAGVHAVIVPKDRSAQLNATAKKVASGAAENVPLIRVTNLARTMRLLQEYHVWIVGTAGEATHDLWESKMTGPLALVMGAEGEGMRRLTREHCDDLIRLPMAGSVSSLNVSVATGICLFEAVRQRRG; this comes from the coding sequence ATGAGTGAAGTAATTTTCGGCATTCACGCCGTACAGGCGCTGCTAGAGCGCGACCCGCAACGTTTTCAGCAGGTCTGGATTTTGAAAGGCCGCGACGATCGTCGTTTACAGCCGCTGATCGCCGCGCTGGAAGCGCAGGGCATAGTTATTCAGGTCGCCACCCGCCAGTGGCTCGACAGCAAAGTTGAAGGCGCGGTGCATCAGGGTATCATCGCCCAGGTGAAGCCGGGCCGACACTATCAGGAAGGCGATCTGCCCGACCTGCTGGCCTCTATCGAATCGCCGCTGCTGCTGATTCTTGACGGGGTTACCGATCCCCATAACCTCGGCGCCTGTCTGCGCAGCGCCGATGCGGCGGGCGTGCACGCGGTGATCGTGCCGAAAGATCGCTCGGCGCAGCTTAACGCTACAGCGAAAAAGGTCGCCAGCGGCGCGGCGGAAAACGTACCGCTGATCCGCGTCACTAACCTGGCGCGCACTATGCGTCTGCTGCAGGAGTATCACGTCTGGATCGTCGGCACCGCCGGCGAAGCGACGCACGACCTGTGGGAGAGCAAAATGACCGGCCCGCTGGCGCTGGTGATGGGAGCGGAAGGCGAAGGGATGCGTCGTCTGACGCGCGAACACTGCGACGATCTGATTCGCCTGCCGATGGCGGGCAGCGTGTCGTCGCTGAACGTGTCCGTCGCGACCGGCATCTGTCTGTTTGAAGCGGTGCGTCAGCGTCGCGGCTAA